The Oleispira antarctica RB-8 genome contains the following window.
AGCATTTTTGTCATTGCTTCTTCTTCGTCTATCGCGCCGCGTTCAGGATCGAAGGGGTCGATGCCGGTAAAATCCAGGGCTTCTTTTTCAAGATTTGCCCCTTCAAACGGAATGACATTCGCATCGATAGATTCGTGGGGATATAGCCAACCATTTTCATCCATGCGGACGGTGACTACGGCTATTTCTAGCAAAGCATCAGTACTGGAATTGAAACCACCAGTTTCAACGTCTACTACCACGGGCAAAAATCCGCGAAAGCGTTGTGCCATTAGTGATTTTTCTTTCTTCTCAGCCACGAAGTTTCCTTAAGCGATTTTATCGCGCTATTAGCTATTAGTGCAGTGTGTTGCAGTGTTTATGATTCTACCGTCCAGCGAATAACTTCACCCGCTTTAATGGGGACGATTACATCACCCGCGAATGGCATTTCGCTTGGAACTGTCCAATCTTGTTTATTGAGGGTAATAGTATCGGTATTTCTGGGTAAGTTATAGAAGTCTGGGCCAAAGTGGCTAGCAAAACCTTCTAATTTATCCAAGGCGCCTAAATCTTCAAATATTTCAGCGTACAGCTCTATTGCTGCAAAGGCACTGAAGCAGCCAGCACAACCACAAGCCGACTCTTTTGCACCTTTTATATGAGGTGCCGAGTCTGTACCTAAGAAAAATTTAGGATTGCCGCTGATTGCCACTTCCTGCAGCTTCTGCTGATGGATGTTGCGTTTTAGGATCGGTAGGCAATAGAAGTGCGGCTTAATACCACCGACTAACATGTGATTACGATTGTAGGCTAGGTGTTGAACGGTAATTGTTGCTGCGACATTAGGGCCTGCTTGTTCAACAAATTCTGCCGCTTCTTTTGTTGTGATATGTTCAAAAACAACTTTAAGATCGGGATGTCGAGCGATTGTTGGTTTCATGATTTCATCAATGAAAAGTTTTTCACGATCAAATACATCAATATCGTCGTGGGTCACTTCGCCATGAATGAGTAGTGGCATTTGATTTTCGGCTAGAGCTTCTAATACGGAATCTAGCTTTTCTAAATCGGTGACCCCTGAGTCTGAATTAGTGGTTGCACCAGCAGGGTAAAGCTTGGCCGCAACGATGTTTGAGCTCAGTTTGGCTGCATGAATCATGTCGGGTGTTGTGCGGTCAGTTAGATAAAGAACCATTAGGGGTTCAAACTGACTGCCTTCAGGGCGCTGGGCCAGAATACGTTGACGATACTCTAAAGCTTGGCGCGCATACATAATAGGTGGCTGTAAATTAGGCATAATAATCGCGCGGCCCATGTAGGCTGCGGTCGCCGGTACGGTGTACTCTAAAGCTTCACCATCGCGCAGGTGTAAGTGCCAATCATCAGGACGTATTATGGTGAGTTGCTGTGTCATCTAATAAACCTTAGCTAAACTTGTAAATATATCGAGTTATTGTACCTCAAGTTCCTTAACTTAATGAAGTTTTGGTCGATAACCTATTGAGTTTTCATTTTCTGGCAATTAATTGAGGTGTCTGTTTATTATGCGTGATGATGCGCTTCATTGGTTTATAGCTCGCTTAATTATTTTAATGGGGTTGGCTTTAGTGCCCATAGAGTCTATTGCGTTGCAGTATGGCAGCGGGATTGAAGATACTGAATGGAAGCTTTCTGGGTCTATTTTTGAGTGTCGTTTCGAACAGAATTTGCCTGAGTATGGCACTGGGGTGTTTTATCATGAGGCGGGCGAGGATATTGTCTTTCAGCTGGAGACGCGTAAAAATTTAATGAAGGCGGGTAAGGCGAGTATTTCTATTACTCCCGCGCCTTGGCATCCGAGTAAAAAATCTGAGCACTTAGGCTATACCAATTTAATTAATGAAAAGCCGAATTTGGAGTTAGACTCCGAGCGCAGTAATCAATTTTTGCATGCTTTAATAGAAGGTAAGCAGCCAGTCGTCACGCGTCGTACGTATTATGATGAATCTAAGTTTATTAAGATTCATCTGTCGGCGATTCATTTTAAGGATTTCTACCGAAAGTATCTGAAGTGTGTTGATCAGCTCTTGCCGATGAATTTTTCTCAGGTGGCACGCAATAAAGTATATTTTGGTGGTGGCAAGGAAGGCTTGAGTCCTAAGGATGAAGAGTTATTGGATCGAATTATCTTTTATATGAAGAACGATCCAAGAGTCTTTGCTCTCTATATCGACGGTCATTCTGATAATAGAGGGAGGAGATACGATAATCGCCAGTTATCGAAGAGGCGGGCGGAGTCTGTTGAACGTTATTTTATTAAGAAGGGAATTAATCCTGAAATGATAACGTTGAGATTTCATGGGCAGCGATATCCTATTGCTTCAAACAATACTTCCTCTGGTAGGGCTAAGAATCGAAGGGTAACTGTTCGATTAGAGCAGCGTGAAGATATGGAGATTCCTGATGAATTGTTGTTTGTCTTGCCTGACTAGTGGTTTGTAATTAATTAGCGGGTGGTTTCTTATGAAGCGCTGCTTGTTGGTTGATTCTGGACCTTTGGTTTTCTAATCGTAATTTGCTTGCGTTCGCGATGGAGATTGAATTTGGTACCTTGCGCTGCAAGGTACCAGCCGCTCCAGGAATTCAGGGCGCTAAAAGATCCCTCTTTTAGACGTCCTACAAAATTAATCTCCATCACTCACCGCAAATCACTTTTGTTTTAGAAATCTGAAAAAGCCTTTCTCTTTATAGCAACGCAGCTTATCGGTAAATGATAAGCCGTCTTTATTTAGAATAATAAACTCTCATAGCGCCTATTTAAATATTCGTGGTGCTGTATCGGGTGGTTCGTTTTATGGGTGTTCACGCCGCAGGGATGCGGGGGCCAAGCCTACAGGGAGAGCGAAGCGGCGTATTTACGGCGTCCCAGAAAAGGAATTACCCGATACAGCGCATACCAAAACGTTGAATTACGGCGTTTTTTAGGATTACAAAAGCG
Protein-coding sequences here:
- the pyrC gene encoding Dihydroorotase, giving the protein MTQQLTIIRPDDWHLHLRDGEALEYTVPATAAYMGRAIIMPNLQPPIMYARQALEYRQRILAQRPEGSQFEPLMVLYLTDRTTPDMIHAAKLSSNIVAAKLYPAGATTNSDSGVTDLEKLDSVLEALAENQMPLLIHGEVTHDDIDVFDREKLFIDEIMKPTIARHPDLKVVFEHITTKEAAEFVEQAGPNVAATITVQHLAYNRNHMLVGGIKPHFYCLPILKRNIHQQKLQEVAISGNPKFFLGTDSAPHIKGAKESACGCAGCFSAFAAIELYAEIFEDLGALDKLEGFASHFGPDFYNLPRNTDTITLNKQDWTVPSEMPFAGDVIVPIKAGEVIRWTVES
- a CDS encoding Outer membrane protein, with amino-acid sequence MRDDALHWFIARLIILMGLALVPIESIALQYGSGIEDTEWKLSGSIFECRFEQNLPEYGTGVFYHEAGEDIVFQLETRKNLMKAGKASISITPAPWHPSKKSEHLGYTNLINEKPNLELDSERSNQFLHALIEGKQPVVTRRTYYDESKFIKIHLSAIHFKDFYRKYLKCVDQLLPMNFSQVARNKVYFGGGKEGLSPKDEELLDRIIFYMKNDPRVFALYIDGHSDNRGRRYDNRQLSKRRAESVERYFIKKGINPEMITLRFHGQRYPIASNNTSSGRAKNRRVTVRLEQREDMEIPDELLFVLPD